A single Pedobacter sp. PACM 27299 DNA region contains:
- a CDS encoding FecR family protein, translating to MSVSEALLDKYFKGQCSPEEKLQVLNYLNAIDDLPDHLLSQTEWEETNDAQLDELKSVEMFSAVKKETIAKVYLLKWIKIVSAAAILLAVLSIGLFNLNWSQRDSKITLASNKVSTPEKTNPINWKSVVNYTDHQQLVILPDGSTVKIFPGAELRYAIPFVKNKREVFLNGKSFFEISKDTNHPFVVYAKGIATTALGTSFTITALEKSKFIKVELHTGKVLVKNIDTVLNISAFSEVLLPGKELVYNSMLNRISVSDHKTLLAKDKNSSRDLNFQQASLVDVFDQLEKHYKVKIIYDRADLVEMSFTGIIKSTQSIDTILEEIAELNKLNQIKTAEGFLIRK from the coding sequence ATGAGTGTGTCTGAAGCATTATTAGATAAATATTTTAAAGGACAGTGCAGCCCGGAGGAAAAACTTCAGGTACTGAACTATTTGAATGCTATTGACGACTTGCCGGACCATTTATTGAGCCAAACTGAATGGGAGGAAACTAATGATGCACAGCTGGATGAGCTGAAAAGTGTGGAGATGTTTAGCGCAGTAAAAAAAGAGACCATTGCTAAAGTTTATCTCTTAAAATGGATCAAGATAGTTTCTGCAGCTGCTATTTTACTGGCTGTACTTTCAATTGGACTTTTCAATTTGAATTGGAGCCAGAGAGATTCAAAAATAACGCTGGCCAGCAATAAGGTGTCAACCCCTGAAAAAACAAACCCGATCAATTGGAAATCAGTTGTCAATTATACAGACCATCAGCAATTGGTAATCCTTCCTGATGGTTCTACCGTTAAAATATTTCCTGGAGCAGAATTAAGGTACGCGATTCCTTTTGTGAAAAATAAAAGAGAAGTATTCTTAAATGGGAAAAGCTTTTTTGAGATTTCAAAAGATACAAACCATCCTTTTGTAGTGTATGCGAAAGGCATTGCCACCACGGCTTTGGGTACCTCATTCACCATCACCGCTTTGGAAAAAAGCAAGTTCATCAAAGTTGAACTCCATACGGGAAAGGTTTTAGTTAAAAATATAGATACCGTTCTGAATATTTCAGCATTCAGCGAAGTGCTGCTTCCTGGAAAAGAGCTGGTTTACAATAGTATGCTGAATAGGATCAGCGTATCGGACCACAAGACTTTACTGGCGAAAGATAAGAACAGCAGTCGGGATCTCAACTTCCAGCAGGCTTCTCTGGTGGATGTGTTTGATCAATTGGAAAAACACTATAAAGTTAAAATTATATACGACCGTGCTGATTTGGTGGAAATGTCATTTACAGGAATTATAAAATCTACACAATCTATAGACACCATACTGGAAGAAATCGCTGAACTAAACAAACTTAACCAAATTAAAACTGCCGAAGGGTTCCTGATCAGAAAGTAA
- a CDS encoding RNA polymerase sigma factor: MLSYIHNLKSGNHESFEMVFRLSHKKVYAYFFKKTNDEDKAQDLTQLAFIKLWNFRHTLSEEHEMDVQLFRIARTTLLDYFKKESNDERNLKLYYTHISEEATDQHQKFEINQQLEVALSVLPPTRKKVFILSRLQGYSYKEISEQLCISPRTVEKHISLAVKQLDGYALVPVLVLLTKILD; this comes from the coding sequence ATGTTAAGCTATATCCATAATTTAAAATCAGGCAATCACGAGTCTTTTGAAATGGTCTTCAGACTATCTCATAAAAAGGTATATGCCTATTTTTTTAAGAAAACAAACGATGAAGATAAGGCCCAGGACTTAACTCAGCTCGCTTTTATCAAATTATGGAACTTTCGGCATACCTTATCGGAAGAGCACGAAATGGATGTTCAGCTGTTCCGGATTGCAAGAACGACCTTACTCGACTATTTCAAAAAGGAAAGTAATGACGAAAGGAATCTGAAATTATATTATACTCACATTTCCGAAGAAGCCACAGACCAGCATCAAAAGTTTGAAATCAATCAACAGTTGGAAGTTGCACTGAGTGTGCTTCCACCAACCCGGAAAAAGGTTTTCATTTTAAGTCGACTGCAAGGTTATTCTTATAAAGAAATCTCCGAGCAGCTGTGTATTTCTCCGAGAACGGTTGAAAAGCACATTTCATTAGCTGTTAAACAGCTGGATGGCTATGCTTTAGTCCCAGTCCTGGTGCTGCTGACAAAAATTCTTGACTAA
- a CDS encoding Crp/Fnr family transcriptional regulator, translated as MKEFLEYVLQFCSLNQQQIALISKKAELLSLGKDEYFSEAGKVPKQVGFIVEGVMRGCYYNNKGEEITRFFINENNLTFDYINFDAETASSEYLQACTNCKLIVFSKQNWEELLRTIFGWDNVTNRMIQLCIFQKYRKAPIISQDATTRYLDFLKNFPGLANRIPLKYLASYLGVTATSLSRIRTNIR; from the coding sequence ATGAAAGAGTTTTTAGAATATGTATTACAATTTTGTTCGCTGAACCAGCAGCAAATCGCATTGATTTCAAAAAAAGCGGAGCTATTGTCACTTGGTAAAGATGAATATTTTTCTGAAGCAGGAAAAGTGCCAAAACAAGTCGGCTTTATAGTGGAAGGCGTGATGCGCGGCTGCTATTACAACAACAAGGGGGAAGAAATCACCCGCTTTTTTATCAATGAAAATAACTTGACCTTTGACTACATCAATTTTGACGCGGAAACCGCCTCATCTGAATATTTGCAGGCATGTACAAATTGTAAGCTCATTGTGTTTTCCAAACAAAATTGGGAGGAACTTTTGCGGACTATTTTCGGATGGGATAATGTAACAAACAGAATGATTCAACTCTGTATCTTTCAAAAGTATAGAAAAGCACCTATAATTTCTCAAGATGCAACCACCCGTTATTTGGATTTTTTAAAGAATTTTCCTGGCTTAGCAAATCGCATTCCTCTTAAATATCTAGCCTCTTATCTGGGCGTTACAGCTACTTCATTGAGCCGTATCAGAACAAACATCCGCTAA
- a CDS encoding SDR family oxidoreductase, which translates to MKKSALITGANKGIGLEIAKQLVQKGFYVYLGSRNLEKGLEALEHLKAQGLTNVEVIQFDVTDNDSLKSARAEIGKKTDILDVLINNAGISGIPQNPSAASIDNFKEVYETNLYGVIRTTQVFIDLLKKSNEPRIVNVSSNMGSLTFQSDSNYAAYHYKVLAAYASSKSAMNMYTVHLAYELRDTKFKINAVCPGYTKTDFTNHLGTGTVEEAGKRIVKYALIDHNGPTGKFFSEEANPLTAEIPW; encoded by the coding sequence ATGAAAAAATCAGCTTTAATTACAGGGGCAAATAAAGGGATAGGACTTGAAATAGCAAAGCAATTGGTACAAAAAGGGTTTTATGTTTACCTCGGAAGCCGGAATTTAGAAAAAGGACTGGAAGCCCTGGAACATTTAAAAGCCCAGGGATTGACCAATGTTGAAGTTATTCAATTTGACGTAACTGATAATGATTCCCTGAAAAGTGCAAGAGCAGAAATAGGTAAAAAGACGGATATTTTAGATGTGCTTATCAATAATGCAGGCATCAGCGGCATTCCTCAAAATCCTTCAGCAGCTAGTATAGATAATTTCAAGGAAGTATACGAAACCAACCTTTATGGAGTAATACGGACTACACAAGTATTTATTGACTTATTGAAGAAATCTAATGAACCTCGCATTGTAAATGTAAGCTCTAACATGGGATCCCTTACCTTTCAAAGCGATTCAAACTATGCTGCTTATCATTATAAAGTACTTGCAGCGTATGCTTCTTCAAAATCAGCAATGAATATGTATACGGTGCATTTGGCTTACGAATTGCGTGATACAAAATTTAAAATAAATGCAGTTTGCCCCGGTTATACCAAAACCGATTTTACAAACCATCTTGGAACTGGCACAGTCGAAGAAGCTGGTAAACGCATTGTAAAATATGCTTTGATTGATCATAATGGACCAACTGGTAAATTTTTCAGTGAGGAAGCCAATCCGCTAACAGCTGAAATTCCCTGGTAA
- a CDS encoding LuxR C-terminal-related transcriptional regulator, with translation MNCFQPTQYRTFYPRIIILILLLLPGVFVNGQTADRSSSLEKEISGLIFKPLKKAPSFSFAEQPGPKKEQTAYWLKGKLDTHQLNQPLSLQISSSHLHHTSLYSYKNGQFIEIKEQENLARYDQFNFQTDSNVYYLKSSDALLKQLPLVLMDAQSFQEKEGKRLLRIGFYYGLGLMSIIFNFVFFLIFKDKRFIAYCFLQIGVFVEFFYEDGMFYYLSSGELVMNNLLVYTVPFTAAFACVFSYYFLDLKDTHKNYWRYVGPVIALALLTLVLFTIFKWEAFLPIVDLLSFLSAIIPISIAISRFKKDVYARFLVLTFGIIVIFGAGYVLNMNFNLPWLAAFDMDALRMVSAFEIISIGFAITFKVRALQEEKEHYRTEINKYLVEFKESALVVPGISNLPLSNEEDTLMILQKDFLLTERETEVLQGIWEGLTNQELANKLFISPNTVKYHISNLYVKLDVKSRTQALRIKDKVNV, from the coding sequence ATGAACTGTTTTCAACCTACTCAATACCGAACTTTTTATCCCCGAATCATCATTCTGATACTGCTGTTATTACCGGGTGTTTTTGTGAATGGACAAACTGCTGATCGCAGCAGCAGTTTAGAAAAAGAGATCTCAGGTTTGATTTTCAAACCCCTCAAAAAAGCACCTTCTTTTAGTTTTGCAGAACAACCAGGCCCAAAGAAAGAGCAGACTGCCTACTGGTTAAAAGGTAAACTGGATACGCATCAGCTGAATCAGCCTTTATCTTTACAGATTTCTTCTTCGCACCTTCACCATACCTCACTTTATAGTTATAAAAATGGGCAGTTCATTGAAATAAAGGAACAGGAAAATCTAGCCAGATATGATCAGTTTAACTTTCAAACAGATAGTAATGTCTACTATTTGAAAAGTTCAGATGCACTGTTGAAACAATTGCCTTTAGTGCTGATGGATGCGCAGTCCTTCCAGGAAAAAGAGGGGAAGAGGTTGCTCAGAATTGGTTTTTATTACGGACTTGGATTGATGTCCATTATATTCAATTTTGTATTCTTCCTGATCTTCAAAGACAAGCGGTTTATTGCCTACTGCTTTTTACAGATTGGTGTTTTTGTGGAGTTTTTCTATGAAGACGGAATGTTTTATTACTTGTCCTCCGGAGAATTAGTGATGAATAACCTATTGGTTTATACCGTGCCATTTACCGCTGCTTTTGCCTGTGTTTTTTCTTACTATTTCCTGGATTTGAAAGATACGCATAAGAACTACTGGCGTTATGTGGGCCCGGTGATCGCCCTGGCATTATTGACCTTGGTTTTATTTACCATTTTCAAATGGGAGGCCTTCCTTCCGATTGTAGATTTGCTCAGTTTTTTAAGCGCCATAATCCCTATCAGTATTGCCATTTCCAGGTTTAAGAAAGATGTCTATGCCCGGTTTTTAGTCTTAACTTTTGGTATCATCGTCATTTTTGGAGCTGGCTATGTGCTCAACATGAATTTTAACCTGCCTTGGTTAGCTGCATTTGATATGGATGCCTTGAGAATGGTCAGTGCTTTTGAAATTATCTCTATCGGCTTTGCCATCACCTTTAAAGTTAGAGCCCTACAGGAAGAGAAGGAGCATTACCGTACTGAAATCAACAAATACCTGGTGGAATTCAAAGAAAGTGCTTTAGTAGTACCTGGGATTTCCAACCTTCCGCTGAGTAATGAGGAGGATACCCTGATGATTTTACAAAAGGATTTCCTGCTGACTGAGCGCGAAACAGAGGTGCTGCAAGGGATTTGGGAAGGTCTAACCAATCAGGAACTGGCGAATAAACTGTTTATTTCTCCAAATACGGTGAAATATCACATCAGTAATTTATATGTGAAGCTGGATGTAAAGAGCAGGACACAGGCGCTAAGGATCAAAGATAAGGTCAATGTATAA